A genomic region of Sphingobium sp. HWE2-09 contains the following coding sequences:
- a CDS encoding HesA/MoeB/ThiF family protein — protein sequence MTLSDEQLERYARHIVLKEIGGAGQARLLSADVALIGAGGIGSPAILYLAAAGVGTIRVIDDDDVALSNLQRQILFSTADVGAPKAEAAMAAVARINPDVKLIPINARIDADNAAIMLRDADAILDGCDNFATRLAVADCAQRLRIPLVSAAVGPFEGQIATYRGWEADKPCYRCLVGAPQDAPERNCAETGVIGALTGAMGSLAALDVIRALVPFGADMAGRLLIADLLSMRFRTLDVPKDPACPGCAVELCAP from the coding sequence ATGACGCTGAGCGACGAGCAGCTGGAGCGCTATGCCCGGCACATCGTCCTCAAAGAAATCGGCGGCGCGGGACAGGCGCGACTGTTGTCGGCGGACGTGGCGTTGATCGGCGCGGGCGGCATCGGCAGCCCGGCGATCCTCTACCTCGCCGCAGCGGGCGTCGGCACGATTCGCGTAATCGACGATGACGATGTCGCGCTGTCCAATCTCCAGCGCCAGATCCTGTTTAGCACCGCCGATGTCGGCGCGCCCAAGGCGGAAGCGGCGATGGCGGCGGTGGCGCGGATCAACCCGGACGTGAAGCTGATCCCGATCAACGCCCGGATCGATGCGGACAATGCCGCGATCATGCTGCGCGACGCCGATGCCATACTCGACGGCTGCGACAATTTCGCCACCCGCCTGGCGGTGGCGGACTGTGCGCAACGCCTGCGCATCCCGCTGGTATCGGCGGCGGTCGGCCCGTTCGAAGGGCAGATCGCCACCTATCGCGGCTGGGAAGCGGACAAGCCCTGCTATCGCTGCCTGGTCGGCGCGCCGCAGGACGCACCGGAACGCAATTGCGCGGAAACCGGCGTCATCGGCGCGCTGACCGGCGCGATGGGCAGCCTGGCCGCGCTGGACGTCATCCGCGCGCTGGTCCCGTTCGGCGCGGATATGGCGGGGCGATTGCTGATCGCCGACCTGCTGTCCATGCGCTTCCGCACGCTGGATGTGCCCAAAGACCCCGCCTGCCCCGGATGCGCCGTGGAACTATGCGCGCCCTGA
- the dut gene encoding dUTP diphosphatase — protein MPSPLPPIDIQLKRLPHGEGLPVPAYATAHAAGMDVVSAEALTLQPGGRHAVATGFAMAIPEGYEVQVRPRSGLALKHGISLPNTPGTIDADYRGELKIILINLGDVPFPIARGDRIAQLVAAPVQLASFTEVAELDDTARGAGGFGSTGVAS, from the coding sequence ATGCCCTCGCCCCTTCCGCCGATTGACATCCAGCTCAAGCGCCTCCCCCATGGGGAAGGGCTGCCAGTGCCCGCCTATGCCACCGCCCATGCAGCGGGCATGGACGTGGTGTCGGCCGAAGCATTGACCCTGCAACCGGGCGGCCGTCACGCCGTGGCGACCGGTTTCGCGATGGCGATCCCGGAGGGCTATGAAGTGCAGGTGCGCCCCCGCTCGGGACTGGCGCTGAAACACGGCATCAGCCTGCCCAACACGCCCGGCACGATCGATGCGGACTATCGCGGCGAATTGAAGATCATCCTCATCAACCTGGGCGACGTCCCTTTCCCGATCGCGCGCGGCGACCGAATTGCGCAACTGGTGGCCGCCCCGGTCCAGCTTGCCAGCTTCACCGAAGTCGCCGAACTGGACGATACGGCACGCGGCGCAGGCGGTTTCGGATCGACGGGCGTCGCGTCATGA
- the coaBC gene encoding bifunctional phosphopantothenoylcysteine decarboxylase/phosphopantothenate--cysteine ligase CoaBC: MTQRVLLIISGGIAAYKSLELVRALRKRGIAVRAVLTASAQQFVTPLSLGVLTEDHVFTQLFDLKDEQEIGHIQLSRQADLVVVAPATANILAKMANGIADDLATTLLLATDKPVLAVPAMNVRMWHHRATQRNLAQLRADGVHIMEPDAGEMACGEYGKGRLPEPEAIAAEIERLLSAVRPEPVEGLRLFDKGEVRDKDGALAGKHILITAGPTHEPIDPVRYIANRSSGKQGFAIAAAAARAGARVTLVAGPVHLPTPPGVDRVDVETARQMMAAVEAALPADVAIMVAAVADWRAADAADQKIKKDGSGQPAPLALVENPDILATLGHHSQRPALLIGFAAETQQIATHAEAKLAKKGADWIVANDVSGDVMGGDANTVQIVTATGIESWPTMPKAQVADTLIEKVAHALAPSAD, from the coding sequence ATGACCCAGCGTGTCCTCCTCATCATCTCCGGCGGGATCGCGGCGTATAAATCGCTCGAACTCGTCCGCGCGCTACGCAAGCGGGGCATCGCAGTGCGCGCGGTACTGACGGCATCGGCGCAGCAGTTCGTGACGCCGCTGTCGCTGGGCGTGCTGACCGAGGATCATGTCTTCACCCAATTGTTCGACCTGAAGGACGAGCAGGAAATCGGCCATATCCAGCTGTCGCGCCAGGCCGACTTGGTCGTCGTCGCGCCCGCCACCGCCAATATCCTGGCGAAGATGGCGAACGGCATCGCCGACGACCTCGCCACCACGCTGCTGCTCGCGACTGACAAGCCGGTGCTGGCGGTCCCGGCGATGAACGTGCGGATGTGGCATCATCGCGCGACGCAGCGCAATCTGGCGCAACTGCGCGCCGACGGCGTCCACATCATGGAACCGGACGCGGGCGAGATGGCGTGCGGCGAATATGGCAAGGGGCGCCTGCCCGAACCGGAGGCGATCGCCGCAGAGATCGAACGCCTTCTATCCGCCGTTCGCCCTGAGCCTGTCGAAGGGCTTCGCCTTTTTGACAAGGGCGAAGTGCGAGATAAGGACGGCGCTTTGGCGGGCAAGCATATCCTCATCACCGCCGGCCCCACGCATGAGCCGATCGATCCGGTGCGCTACATCGCCAATCGATCGTCGGGCAAGCAAGGCTTCGCCATCGCCGCCGCCGCCGCGCGCGCCGGGGCGCGCGTGACGCTGGTCGCCGGGCCGGTCCATCTCCCCACCCCGCCCGGCGTCGATCGGGTCGATGTCGAAACCGCGCGACAGATGATGGCCGCGGTCGAGGCCGCGTTGCCCGCCGACGTCGCGATCATGGTCGCCGCCGTCGCCGACTGGCGCGCCGCCGATGCCGCCGACCAGAAGATCAAGAAGGACGGCTCCGGCCAGCCAGCCCCTCTCGCCCTGGTCGAAAACCCGGACATCCTCGCAACGCTGGGCCATCACTCGCAACGCCCCGCTCTCCTGATCGGTTTCGCCGCCGAAACCCAGCAGATCGCAACCCATGCGGAAGCGAAGCTGGCGAAGAAAGGCGCGGACTGGATCGTCGCCAACGACGTATCGGGCGACGTGATGGGCGGCGACGCCAACACCGTACAGATCGTCACCGCCACCGGCATCGAATCCTGGCCGACCATGCCCAAGGCGCAGGTCGCCGACACCCTTATCGAAAAGGTCGCCCATGCCCTCGCCCCTTCCGCCGATTGA
- a CDS encoding nucleotidyltransferase family protein: MTRDEAIARIKPHEAELRAAGMDALYLFGSTARNDARSDSDVDLSCDIAATAPVGFLEFINLQERLSRILRAEVDLVERQALYPRVAHHAAADMVRVF; encoded by the coding sequence ATGACCCGCGACGAAGCCATTGCCCGGATCAAGCCGCATGAGGCCGAACTGCGCGCGGCGGGGATGGATGCGCTTTATCTGTTCGGTTCGACCGCGCGCAATGACGCACGATCTGATTCCGATGTCGATCTATCCTGCGATATAGCAGCAACGGCGCCAGTAGGGTTTTTGGAGTTCATAAATCTACAGGAGCGCCTATCCCGCATCCTGCGCGCAGAAGTGGATCTGGTCGAACGACAGGCGCTATATCCGCGCGTCGCCCATCATGCGGCTGCTGACATGGTGCGCGTTTTTTGA
- the ubiB gene encoding 2-polyprenylphenol 6-hydroxylase: MTSHITHLWRLVKWGRTLARHGALTGIERDPLTPAPVRRLVRIARFGARVPKQPRYADAFQSIGPAAIKLGQTLATRPDLVGDHAANDLLRLQDALPPVPFDTIRAQIEQSFGRPLEALYSRFDEAPVGAASIAQVHRALTTDGRDVAVKVIRPGVIEKFNRDIQTYEWAAAHVEMLGGELARLRPRLVIANMKRWTARELDLRREAASASELSEAMEAMPGYRIPAIDWDRTTGKVMTMQWIDGIKISDRAALIAAGHDVKDLAARLVNAFLRQAIAEGFFHADMHQGNLFVTANGDIVAIDFGIMGRIDRRARMWLAEILYGLITGNYKRVAEIHFEAQYVPGHHNVDEFATALRAVGEPMRGKPVRELSVGGMLDGLFAITRDFDMQTQPHLLLLQKTMVMVEGVATALDPDINLWETSGPYVKNWLRDELGPEAKAADTLIENWRTLQRLPGLVKRIEDAFPEKGGAPPPPPLSEVKLIRMGGGWRYILVAMLAAAAGAGATALLILS, translated from the coding sequence ATGACGTCCCACATCACGCATCTCTGGCGCCTCGTAAAATGGGGCCGCACGCTGGCGCGGCATGGCGCGCTGACGGGGATAGAGCGCGATCCGCTGACCCCCGCGCCCGTCCGGCGGCTGGTGCGCATCGCCCGTTTCGGCGCGCGCGTGCCCAAGCAGCCACGCTATGCCGATGCCTTCCAATCGATCGGCCCGGCCGCGATCAAGCTGGGCCAGACGCTGGCAACCCGGCCCGACCTGGTCGGCGATCATGCGGCGAATGACCTGCTGCGTTTGCAGGACGCCCTGCCGCCCGTGCCCTTCGACACGATCCGCGCGCAGATCGAGCAGAGCTTCGGTCGTCCGCTCGAAGCGCTCTACAGCCGGTTCGACGAAGCGCCGGTCGGCGCAGCATCGATCGCGCAGGTGCATCGCGCGCTCACCACCGACGGCCGCGACGTCGCGGTCAAGGTGATCCGCCCCGGCGTGATCGAAAAGTTCAACCGCGACATCCAGACCTATGAATGGGCGGCGGCCCATGTGGAAATGCTGGGCGGCGAACTCGCCCGGCTGCGCCCCCGCCTGGTGATCGCCAACATGAAGCGGTGGACCGCGCGCGAACTGGATTTGCGGCGTGAGGCAGCGTCGGCGTCGGAACTGAGCGAGGCGATGGAGGCGATGCCGGGCTACCGCATCCCCGCCATCGACTGGGATCGCACGACCGGCAAGGTCATGACGATGCAGTGGATCGACGGCATCAAGATTTCCGATCGCGCCGCGCTGATCGCGGCGGGCCATGACGTCAAGGATCTGGCCGCGCGGCTGGTCAACGCCTTCCTGCGGCAGGCGATCGCCGAAGGCTTCTTCCACGCCGACATGCATCAGGGCAACCTGTTCGTGACCGCCAATGGCGATATCGTCGCGATCGATTTCGGCATCATGGGCCGGATCGACCGGCGCGCGCGCATGTGGCTGGCGGAAATTCTCTACGGCCTGATCACCGGCAACTATAAGCGCGTGGCCGAAATCCACTTCGAGGCGCAATATGTGCCCGGCCATCATAATGTCGATGAATTTGCGACGGCGCTCCGCGCCGTGGGCGAACCGATGCGCGGCAAGCCGGTGCGCGAATTGTCGGTCGGCGGGATGTTGGACGGCCTGTTCGCCATCACCCGCGATTTCGACATGCAGACCCAGCCGCACCTGCTGCTGCTGCAAAAGACGATGGTGATGGTGGAGGGCGTGGCGACCGCGCTCGACCCCGACATCAACCTGTGGGAAACCAGCGGCCCTTATGTGAAGAACTGGCTGCGCGACGAGCTGGGACCGGAGGCCAAGGCCGCCGACACGCTGATCGAAAATTGGCGCACGCTCCAGCGGCTGCCGGGCTTGGTCAAGCGGATCGAGGACGCCTTCCCCGAAAAGGGCGGCGCCCCGCCCCCGCCCCCCTTGAGCGAGGTCAAGCTGATCCGCATGGGCGGCGGCTGGCGCTACATATTGGTGGCGATGCTGGCGGCGGCGGCCGGGGCTGGCGCGACGGCGTTGCTTATCCTATCTTGA
- a CDS encoding class I SAM-dependent methyltransferase yields the protein MNDTASFGYRDVDAAQKQGMVREVFSNVAAKYDLMNDAMSGGAHRLWKDQFVRRVKPRANEHILDMAGGTGDIAFRMHKHGAQVTVSDINPEMLAVGVERAQKKGYDGLIWSEQNAEELTFDDRAFDAYTIAFGIRNVTHIDQALSEAHRVLKFGGRFFCLEFSTTTWPGFSDVYDVYSHKLVPHLGKLFANDADSYRYLIESIRRFPPMPKFEAMIRDAGFVNTKVEPILGGLVAIHSGWKI from the coding sequence ATGAACGACACAGCATCCTTCGGCTATCGCGACGTCGATGCCGCGCAAAAGCAGGGCATGGTCCGCGAAGTCTTTTCCAACGTCGCGGCGAAATATGACCTGATGAACGACGCCATGTCCGGCGGCGCGCATCGCCTGTGGAAGGACCAGTTCGTGCGCCGGGTGAAGCCCCGCGCGAACGAACACATCCTCGACATGGCGGGCGGCACCGGCGACATCGCCTTTCGGATGCACAAGCACGGCGCGCAGGTCACCGTGTCGGACATCAATCCCGAAATGCTGGCCGTGGGCGTCGAGCGCGCGCAGAAGAAAGGCTATGACGGCCTGATCTGGTCCGAACAAAATGCCGAAGAACTGACCTTCGACGACAGGGCGTTCGACGCCTATACGATCGCCTTCGGCATCCGCAACGTCACCCATATCGACCAGGCGCTTAGCGAAGCCCATCGCGTGCTCAAGTTCGGCGGGCGTTTCTTCTGCCTCGAATTTTCCACCACCACCTGGCCGGGCTTTTCGGACGTTTACGACGTCTATTCGCACAAGCTGGTGCCGCATCTGGGCAAGCTGTTCGCCAATGACGCCGACAGCTATCGTTATCTGATCGAATCGATCCGCCGCTTCCCGCCCATGCCCAAATTCGAAGCGATGATCCGCGACGCCGGTTTCGTGAATACGAAGGTGGAGCCGATTTTGGGCGGGCTGGTCGCGATCCATTCGGGCTGGAAGATTTGA
- the treA gene encoding alpha,alpha-trehalase TreA, translated as MILRRSMLCALAALLCSAQSVASPVAPPSPQQIYGPLFEAVQREKLFPDGKTFVDAVPRDDPATILAAYRREQPKGAALRNFVLRHFDVPGEQAAQAQSLRGHIKALWPQLTRPALDPPAGSSALALPAPYVVPGGRFREIYYWDSYFTMLGLKVDGQQALINSMLVDFESLIDRYGFIPNGTRTYYLGRSQPPFLALMADLARNPEDRRHLKALRAEHDFWMRGADGLAAGKADRRVVRMPDGAMLNRYWDDKPGPRDESWAEDVATAGQSNRPAADIYRHLRAGAESGWDFSSRWLDDPKRLSTIRTTDIVPVDLNSLLWSLERGIARRCATVKNSACARRFDALATARGKAITRWLWQPGEGRYADWDMQGRKPTPVVSAATLFPLFVGLADRRQADAVARLTRAQLLGEGGLRTTRIASGQQWDSPNGWAPLQWVAVEGLARTGHAALAKAIAARWIGTVDAAYRETGKMLEKYDVEARKPGGGGEYELQDGFGWTNGVTRALIDRWPDLDPDRPHP; from the coding sequence ATGATATTGCGCCGTTCCATGCTTTGCGCGCTCGCTGCGCTGTTGTGCAGCGCCCAGTCGGTGGCGTCGCCGGTCGCTCCGCCCAGCCCGCAGCAAATTTATGGCCCCCTGTTCGAAGCGGTGCAGCGGGAAAAGCTGTTCCCCGACGGCAAGACATTCGTGGACGCGGTGCCCAGGGACGATCCCGCGACGATCCTGGCCGCCTATCGGCGCGAACAGCCCAAGGGCGCGGCGCTCCGCAACTTTGTCCTCCGGCATTTCGACGTACCGGGTGAACAGGCGGCACAGGCGCAGAGCCTGCGCGGGCATATCAAGGCGCTCTGGCCGCAACTGACGCGCCCGGCGCTCGATCCGCCGGCCGGATCGTCGGCGCTGGCCTTGCCCGCGCCCTATGTGGTGCCGGGCGGGCGGTTTCGCGAAATCTATTATTGGGACAGCTATTTCACGATGCTGGGCCTGAAGGTCGATGGGCAGCAGGCGCTGATCAATTCGATGCTGGTCGATTTCGAAAGCCTGATCGACCGCTACGGCTTCATCCCCAATGGCACGCGGACCTATTATCTGGGCCGGTCGCAGCCGCCCTTTCTGGCGCTGATGGCGGACCTGGCGCGCAACCCCGAAGATCGCCGGCACTTAAAAGCCCTGCGCGCCGAGCATGATTTCTGGATGCGCGGGGCGGATGGTCTGGCGGCGGGCAAGGCCGATCGCCGTGTGGTGCGGATGCCCGACGGAGCGATGCTCAACCGCTATTGGGACGACAAGCCGGGGCCGCGCGATGAAAGCTGGGCCGAGGATGTCGCGACGGCCGGGCAGAGCAATCGCCCGGCCGCCGACATCTATCGCCATCTGCGCGCGGGCGCGGAAAGCGGTTGGGACTTTTCCTCGCGCTGGCTGGACGATCCCAAGCGCCTGTCGACCATCCGCACGACCGATATCGTACCGGTGGACCTCAACAGCCTGCTCTGGTCGTTGGAACGGGGCATCGCCCGGCGTTGCGCCACGGTCAAGAACAGTGCGTGCGCCCGGCGATTCGATGCGCTGGCAACGGCGCGGGGCAAGGCGATCACCCGCTGGCTGTGGCAACCGGGCGAGGGGCGCTATGCCGATTGGGACATGCAGGGCCGCAAGCCGACGCCGGTCGTGTCCGCCGCGACGCTCTTCCCGCTGTTCGTTGGGCTGGCCGACCGCCGCCAGGCCGACGCCGTCGCCCGCCTCACGCGCGCGCAATTGCTGGGGGAGGGCGGGCTGCGCACCACGCGCATCGCCAGCGGCCAGCAATGGGACAGCCCCAATGGCTGGGCGCCGCTGCAATGGGTGGCGGTGGAGGGGCTGGCCCGCACCGGCCATGCGGCGCTGGCGAAGGCTATCGCGGCGCGCTGGATTGGCACGGTGGACGCGGCCTATCGCGAAACCGGCAAGATGCTGGAAAAATATGATGTCGAGGCGCGCAAGCCCGGCGGTGGCGGCGAGTATGAACTGCAGGACGGGTTCGGCTGGACCAATGGCGTCACCCGCGCGCTGATCGATCGCTGGCCCGACCTCGATCCCGACCGGCCCCACCCATAG
- the mutM gene encoding bifunctional DNA-formamidopyrimidine glycosylase/DNA-(apurinic or apyrimidinic site) lyase, with the protein MPELPEVETTVAGLRAVLQGSILTRVEPRRADLRFPIPVDLRQRMTGATVTGLSRRAKYGLIETDRGDMMIFHLGMSGRWRIDPAEIGTHDHLLLETSHGHVLALNDPRRFGSLDLVRSDIWTSYAPFTRMGPEPLGPDFDVRRLADALKGKGTSIKAALLDQRVVAGLGNIYVCEALNMAGIAPTRAAGKISGPRLTVLVDAIRTVLTAAIVAGGSTLRDYARPDGELGYFSKQWRVYGREGETCPCGGTVERRVDGGRSTFYCRKCQK; encoded by the coding sequence ATGCCGGAACTTCCAGAAGTCGAAACCACCGTCGCGGGCCTGCGCGCCGTCCTTCAGGGCAGCATATTGACGCGGGTGGAGCCACGCCGTGCGGACCTGCGTTTTCCCATACCCGTCGACCTGCGCCAGCGGATGACAGGGGCGACGGTGACGGGGCTGTCGCGCCGGGCCAAATATGGCCTCATCGAAACCGATCGCGGCGACATGATGATCTTTCACCTGGGCATGTCGGGCCGCTGGCGGATCGACCCGGCGGAAATCGGCACGCACGACCATCTGTTGCTGGAAACCAGCCACGGCCATGTGCTGGCGCTCAACGATCCGCGCCGATTCGGGTCGCTCGACCTGGTGCGGTCGGACATATGGACCAGCTATGCCCCCTTCACCCGCATGGGACCGGAGCCGCTGGGGCCGGATTTCGACGTCCGCCGCCTCGCCGACGCGCTCAAGGGCAAGGGGACGTCGATCAAGGCGGCACTGCTGGACCAGCGGGTCGTGGCGGGGCTGGGCAATATCTATGTGTGCGAAGCGCTCAACATGGCGGGCATCGCGCCGACGCGGGCGGCGGGCAAGATCAGCGGCCCGCGCCTTACCGTGCTGGTCGATGCGATTCGCACGGTGCTGACGGCGGCGATCGTGGCGGGCGGCTCCACCCTGCGCGACTATGCGCGGCCCGATGGGGAGTTGGGCTATTTTTCCAAACAATGGCGGGTCTATGGCCGGGAAGGCGAAACTTGCCCGTGCGGCGGCACGGTGGAACGGCGAGTCGATGGCGGACGATCGACCTTTTACTGCCGCAAATGCCAGAAATAG
- the rpsT gene encoding 30S ribosomal protein S20, whose translation MANTPQAKKRIRRNERRAAINGARISRIRTLVKKVETALVAGDKDAAAAALQTVQPELARGVARGVMHKNTAARKFGRLTKAVSALA comes from the coding sequence ATGGCCAATACGCCGCAAGCCAAGAAGCGCATCCGCCGCAACGAACGTCGCGCCGCCATCAATGGCGCCCGCATCAGCCGGATTCGTACCCTGGTGAAGAAGGTGGAAACCGCCCTCGTCGCTGGTGACAAGGATGCCGCCGCTGCCGCGCTGCAGACCGTCCAGCCCGAGCTGGCTCGTGGCGTCGCCCGTGGCGTGATGCATAAGAACACCGCCGCGCGCAAGTTCGGCCGCCTGACCAAGGCTGTCAGCGCGCTCGCCTAA
- the dnaA gene encoding chromosomal replication initiator protein DnaA yields the protein MKDVVRVVGWQDGEMLQADAGLESAWTSIRTGLRRDVGARMFDQWLKPVRLGDYCPDSQTLDLLVASDFSANFVTGQFGDRLRMAWRSIGAGVREVRVLRAPDASGPRLLEMKAVEPVVTVADEAPVTIASNFLPRHGFADFIVGDTNRLACSAAQAMAGEATPRFSPLFVHGGTGQGKTHLLHAIARAFSTHSPSAPVLYMSAERFMMEFVNAMRANDTMAFKARLRAARLLLIDDIQFIAGKGSTQEEFLHTINDLIDSGARIVVTADRAPQMLESIDPRILSRLAGGLVADIQPAGLDLRLAILESKRAVAGDPPVPDAVIDFLARAIRSNVRELEGAFNKLVAYGQLTGRSIDLDFAQGMLADAVRANARRITVDEIQKACAAHFKIDPSEMRSKRRARAVARPRQVAMYLAKKMTPRSLPEIGRIFGGRDHSTVIHAVRTIEQLRESNPDIDADVRALQRLLEG from the coding sequence ATGAAGGATGTTGTGCGCGTGGTGGGTTGGCAGGACGGAGAGATGCTTCAGGCCGATGCGGGCCTGGAATCCGCCTGGACCAGCATCCGCACCGGCCTGCGCCGCGATGTCGGCGCCCGCATGTTCGACCAATGGTTGAAGCCTGTGCGGCTGGGCGACTATTGCCCCGATTCGCAGACGCTGGACCTGCTGGTGGCCAGCGACTTCAGCGCCAATTTCGTGACCGGGCAATTTGGCGACCGCTTGCGCATGGCCTGGCGCAGCATCGGCGCTGGCGTCCGCGAAGTGCGGGTGTTGCGCGCGCCCGACGCATCGGGCCCGCGCCTGCTGGAAATGAAGGCTGTCGAGCCGGTCGTGACCGTGGCGGACGAAGCGCCCGTTACGATCGCCTCCAATTTTCTGCCGCGCCACGGCTTTGCCGATTTCATCGTCGGCGACACCAACCGGCTCGCCTGTTCCGCGGCGCAGGCGATGGCGGGCGAGGCCACGCCGCGCTTCAGCCCGCTGTTCGTCCATGGCGGCACCGGGCAGGGCAAGACCCATTTGCTCCACGCCATCGCGCGCGCATTTTCCACCCACTCTCCGTCGGCGCCGGTCCTCTATATGTCGGCCGAACGCTTCATGATGGAGTTTGTGAATGCGATGCGCGCCAACGACACGATGGCGTTCAAGGCGCGGCTGCGCGCGGCGCGGCTGCTGCTGATCGACGACATCCAGTTCATCGCGGGCAAGGGATCGACGCAGGAGGAGTTTCTCCACACGATCAACGACCTGATCGACAGCGGCGCGCGCATCGTCGTGACCGCGGACCGGGCGCCGCAGATGCTCGAATCGATCGACCCGCGCATCCTGTCGCGGCTGGCCGGTGGGCTGGTCGCGGACATCCAGCCCGCTGGCCTGGACCTGCGCCTCGCCATCCTCGAATCCAAGCGCGCGGTGGCGGGCGATCCGCCGGTACCTGACGCCGTGATCGATTTTCTGGCCCGCGCGATCCGCTCGAACGTGCGCGAACTGGAAGGGGCGTTCAACAAGCTGGTCGCTTATGGTCAGCTCACCGGTCGTTCGATCGACCTGGACTTTGCGCAGGGGATGCTGGCCGACGCGGTGCGCGCCAATGCCCGGCGCATCACCGTGGATGAAATCCAGAAGGCCTGCGCCGCGCATTTCAAGATCGACCCGTCGGAAATGCGCTCCAAGCGTCGCGCCCGCGCTGTCGCGCGCCCGCGTCAGGTCGCCATGTATCTCGCCAAGAAGATGACGCCGCGCTCGCTGCCCGAAATCGGCCGCATCTTCGGCGGTCGCGATCACAGCACGGTCATCCATGCCGTCCGCACGATCGAGCAACTGCGCGAAAGCAACCCGGATATCGACGCCGACGTGCGTGCCTTGCAGCGCCTGCTGGAGGGCTAA
- a CDS encoding peptidylprolyl isomerase, which translates to MIRHLALALLAILTLASAAAQTPAAPPSTDVRVALETDKGRIVVAVHSDKAPVTAANFLKYVDQKRFDGTVFYRGVGAADYGFVQGGAQNDPKRILPPIKHEPTNQTGLSHDDGALSMARYAPGSATGDFFIVLGKMPGMDAHPDAPGDNQGFAVFAHVVEGMDVVKAILAAPKSPTAGEGVMKGQMLEAPVKIVTARRVP; encoded by the coding sequence ATGATTCGCCATCTCGCCCTCGCGCTCCTCGCCATCCTGACCCTTGCGTCCGCCGCCGCGCAGACGCCCGCGGCTCCGCCGTCCACCGATGTCCGCGTCGCGCTGGAGACGGACAAGGGCAGGATCGTCGTGGCGGTGCATTCGGACAAGGCGCCCGTCACCGCCGCCAATTTCCTGAAATATGTCGACCAGAAGCGCTTCGACGGCACGGTCTTCTACCGGGGCGTAGGCGCGGCCGACTATGGGTTCGTGCAGGGCGGCGCGCAAAATGACCCCAAACGGATATTGCCGCCGATCAAGCATGAGCCGACGAACCAGACCGGCCTCAGCCATGATGATGGCGCGCTGTCGATGGCCCGCTACGCGCCAGGCAGCGCCACCGGCGACTTCTTCATCGTGCTGGGCAAGATGCCGGGCATGGACGCCCATCCCGACGCACCGGGCGACAATCAGGGCTTTGCCGTCTTCGCCCATGTGGTGGAGGGAATGGACGTGGTGAAGGCGATATTGGCCGCGCCCAAATCGCCCACGGCAGGCGAAGGCGTGATGAAGGGGCAGATGCTGGAAGCGCCGGTGAAGATCGTCACGGCGCGGCGGGTGCCGTGA
- a CDS encoding DUF4136 domain-containing protein has product MTRFKKFGLIAAPALALVALSGCATGFKADVARFQQLPAPAGQSYIVVADNPQLAGGLEFAHYADMVGQRLAQTGYVQANDPARADLIVRVAYDVDNGREKVRSTGFGGGGFGAGFGGPWGGGWGRGRWGRPWGYGFYDPWLFGGGGFNDVSSYTVYTSDLSMKIDRAADNRRLFEGKASAQSLSNKLTYLVPNLIDAMFTNFPGQNGEDVKITLPPEKKG; this is encoded by the coding sequence ATGACCCGTTTCAAGAAGTTCGGCCTGATTGCGGCGCCAGCTCTGGCGCTGGTGGCACTGTCCGGCTGCGCCACCGGTTTCAAGGCCGATGTCGCCCGTTTCCAGCAGCTTCCTGCCCCGGCCGGGCAAAGCTATATCGTCGTTGCCGACAATCCGCAGCTCGCAGGTGGGCTGGAGTTCGCCCATTATGCCGACATGGTCGGGCAGCGGCTGGCGCAGACCGGCTATGTCCAGGCCAACGACCCGGCCCGCGCGGACCTGATCGTCCGCGTCGCCTATGATGTCGACAATGGTCGTGAGAAGGTACGCTCCACCGGCTTTGGCGGTGGCGGCTTCGGCGCTGGCTTCGGTGGCCCTTGGGGCGGCGGCTGGGGCCGCGGCCGTTGGGGCCGCCCATGGGGCTATGGCTTTTATGATCCCTGGCTGTTCGGCGGCGGCGGCTTCAACGATGTGAGCAGCTATACCGTCTATACCAGCGATCTTAGCATGAAGATCGACCGGGCCGCCGACAATCGCCGCCTGTTCGAAGGCAAGGCCAGCGCCCAGTCGCTGTCCAACAAGCTGACCTATCTGGTGCCGAACCTGATCGACGCGATGTTCACCAACTTCCCCGGCCAGAATGGCGAGGATGTGAAGATCACCTTGCCGCCCGAAAAGAAGGGCTGA